TTACTACATCTTGGAAAGCAATCACGATCCTGAATTACTGATGCAAACCAATCGTCCTTATGCCATTAAGCGTCGTATATTATCGGATACAGGTCACTTGTCTAATGAAGAAGCGGGTGTTCTGTTATCTAAAGTTGTTTCGGAAAAAACAAAGGAAATTTTACTAGCCCATCTTAGTTCGGAAGCTAATGATGAATATTTAGCCTTGTCAACGGTACGTGAATTAGTTGATAATGAGGGGATTGAATTCAATGTCGCTAAACAATTTGAAATTGTAATTGGAGGATATCAAATATGAAAAAAGATCAAGGATTTAAAAATACATTTATTGGAATTTTAGTTATTTTACTTGCATGGAATGGATTTCTAACCTATCAAGTCTACGACCTAAACAATCGTCCAACAGTCACTGAGAAGACCGAAGATGGTAAAACTGTAGAAAAAGTTGTTACAGAATTTGAAACAGATCCAACGAAAGTCGTTGAAAATGTTCGCGACCAAGTTGTGAGTGTATTAAATGTCCAAAGTGGACAACTTGCGGGTAGTGGATCAGGTGTAGTGTACAAAAATGAAGGTGGTAAGATTCACATTATCACCAATAATCACGTAACTGAAAAAGGTGAACAATACTATGTTCAATTCTCAAATGGCGAAAAAGTAGAAGCGAAACTTTTAGGCGCGGATCCTTTTACAGATTTAGCACTACTTCAAGTAGAAACTGATTCGGATGTGAAGCCAATGAAACTGGGGGATTCTTCTGTTGTTAAGGTGGGGGAATTTGTCCTCGCTATTGGAAGTCCAGTAGATTTAGAATTCGCAAACTCCGTAACATTTGGAGTTATTTCTGGAAAAGATCGTAAAGTTCCAGTTGATTTAAATGGAGACCGTAATCCGGATTGGGATATGGTTGTAATGCAAACAGATGCTGCAATTAACCCGGGAAATAGTGGTGGAGCACTTGTAAACATGAATGGAGAATTAATTGGTATTAATTCCATGAAACTCTCTTCAGCTCAAGTTGAAGGAATGGGATTCTCAATTCCTATCAATGAAGTGGTTCCAATCATTAAACAAATTGAAGAAACTGGAAAAGTACAATATCCAGTTATAGGGATTTCAGGTGTTTCGGTTTCTGAAATGAACCCATTCCTTAAAAATTACTATAAAGTTCCTTCAGATGTAAATGCGGGAGTATTTATTGCTGAGTTAACTCAAAATGGACCAGCACGTAAAGCAGATATTAAAGAGGGTGACATTCTAACCCATATTAATGACAAAGCCATTTCGAGTTATCGCGAGTTTAGACGTGAACTATATGCACATAAAGTCGGTGATACCGTTAAACTAACGATAAATCGTAATGGAGAAATTCACGAGGTAGAGGTAACATTGCAGTGATAAAAATTATCGCAATTGGAAAAATTAAAGAAAAACCAATGCAAGCACTGATTCAAGAATATGAGAAACGCCTTAAACCCATTCATTCTGTCGAAATGATTGAACTAACAAACTCAAATAAAAGCGATGTTACGAGTATCATTGAAGATGAATGTCAAAGAATACTTGAGAAAATTGATGATCGCGACTATGTGGTATTGATGGACTTAAGTGGAAAAGATTTGGACTCGGTTTCGATGAGTGAAAAAATAATGGATCTCATCGATATGGGAAAGCCAATCACATTTATTATTGGTGGTTCTCACGGTGTAAACCAATCAATAAGAGAACGTTCTAACTATCGTTGGAAGATTTCAAACCTTACTTTTCCACATCAACTTGTCCGCCTTATGTTGTATGAACAAGTGTATCGGTTTTTTATGATTTCAAAAAATCATCCATATCACAAGTAAAAAAAGACTAATCATTGTATTAATCTTTAAAATAGTATAAAATTGAAATGAAAAGTAGGAGGTTATACTTATGAAAGAGATTACAGTAACAGTTATTGATCCTGTTGGATTGCATGCGCGTCCTGCAACCGTAGCAGTAAATGCAGCAAGCAAATTCAAGAGCGAAATCAAAATCAGCTACAAAGGTAAAGCTGTAAACATGAAGTCAATCATGGGCGTTATGTCATTAGGAATTCCAACTCAGTCAGAAATCGTTATTTCTGCTGAAGGCGAAGATCAAGATGATGCAATCGCTACAATTGAAGAAGTACTAAAAGCACAAAAAGTAATTGCTTAATTTTATAATTAGAATAAAATAGAAGATGAGAATCTTCTATTTTTTTTATGCAGGAGGGAATTATGTCATTAGATAGATGGAATGAGTTGGCTCGCGATTATTCATGGATTGAGGAAGCAATGCAAACTATGGATGAAAGCACAAAACATGACGCTTTTTATAAGTCATTAGAATTTGGTACTGCAGGTATGCGCGGATTATTAGGAATCGGACCTAACCGCATGAATGTTTATACGGTAGCGAAAGCAAGTGTGGGATTTGCGAAATACTTAGTTGAGACATTTAAAGATCAAGAATTAAAAATAGCGATTGCATATGACAACCGTCATATGTCTAAAGAATTTGCGGACGTGAGTGCGATGGTATTATCAACTTACGGGATTAAAAGTTACATCTTTTCACAACCTCGTCCAACACCCGAGTTATCATTTGCAGTTAGAACGTTAAACTGTGTTGGTGGAATTGTTATTACAGCAAGTCATAACCCGAAAGAATACAATGGTTACAAAGTATACGATGAAAATGGATGTCAATTGGTGGATCACAAGATTGCTCGTGTTATTTCTCT
This genomic stretch from Erysipelothrix rhusiopathiae harbors:
- a CDS encoding 23S rRNA (pseudouridine(1915)-N(3))-methyltransferase RlmH, which produces MIKIIAIGKIKEKPMQALIQEYEKRLKPIHSVEMIELTNSNKSDVTSIIEDECQRILEKIDDRDYVVLMDLSGKDLDSVSMSEKIMDLIDMGKPITFIIGGSHGVNQSIRERSNYRWKISNLTFPHQLVRLMLYEQVYRFFMISKNHPYHK
- a CDS encoding phosphocarrier protein HPr; translation: MKEITVTVIDPVGLHARPATVAVNAASKFKSEIKISYKGKAVNMKSIMGVMSLGIPTQSEIVISAEGEDQDDAIATIEEVLKAQKVIA
- a CDS encoding S1C family serine protease — protein: MKKDQGFKNTFIGILVILLAWNGFLTYQVYDLNNRPTVTEKTEDGKTVEKVVTEFETDPTKVVENVRDQVVSVLNVQSGQLAGSGSGVVYKNEGGKIHIITNNHVTEKGEQYYVQFSNGEKVEAKLLGADPFTDLALLQVETDSDVKPMKLGDSSVVKVGEFVLAIGSPVDLEFANSVTFGVISGKDRKVPVDLNGDRNPDWDMVVMQTDAAINPGNSGGALVNMNGELIGINSMKLSSAQVEGMGFSIPINEVVPIIKQIEETGKVQYPVIGISGVSVSEMNPFLKNYYKVPSDVNAGVFIAELTQNGPARKADIKEGDILTHINDKAISSYREFRRELYAHKVGDTVKLTINRNGEIHEVEVTLQ